One window from the genome of Streptococcus halotolerans encodes:
- a CDS encoding ABC transporter ATP-binding protein — MCIFNANQLAYQVGDKLILKDISFSVQEGERVTLVGPSGSGKSSLLKLLSTLVTPSSGDISFEGRSVMTLNPVEYRRQVSYCFQQPTLFGNTVRDNMAFPFEIRQLPFDEKKVLSQLPRVNLTPNHLEQDIKDLSGGEKQRIALLRNLLFEPKVLLLDEVTAGLDSATKRLVNKVIADYHAKGHTIIEVTHDEEAIQSASRIITIEKGGLVDDKRIRQ; from the coding sequence ATGTGTATTTTTAATGCTAATCAGTTAGCTTATCAAGTCGGTGATAAGTTAATTCTGAAAGATATTTCGTTCTCCGTTCAAGAGGGTGAGCGGGTAACGTTAGTGGGTCCTTCTGGGAGCGGTAAGAGCAGTCTATTGAAACTCTTATCAACGTTGGTGACGCCATCTTCTGGTGATATTAGTTTTGAAGGTCGCTCGGTGATGACATTGAATCCTGTGGAGTATCGTCGTCAGGTTTCCTATTGCTTTCAGCAGCCTACCTTGTTTGGCAATACTGTTCGGGATAATATGGCCTTTCCTTTTGAGATTCGCCAGCTTCCATTTGATGAAAAGAAGGTCTTGAGTCAGCTTCCTCGAGTCAATTTAACGCCTAATCATCTAGAACAAGACATCAAGGACTTGTCAGGTGGTGAAAAACAGCGTATTGCTCTATTGCGCAACCTACTTTTTGAACCAAAGGTCCTGTTACTTGATGAGGTGACTGCTGGTTTAGACAGTGCTACCAAGCGTCTAGTTAACAAGGTGATTGCCGATTATCACGCCAAGGGTCATACGATCATCGAAGTTACTCATGATGAGGAGGCAATTCAATCAGCTAGTCGTATCATTACCATCGAGAAAGGGGGATTAGTTGATGACAAGCGTATCCGTCAGTAA
- a CDS encoding GA-like domain-containing protein — MFLNQKQRFSIRKYSFGAASVLLGTVLLGLAGPEVSADNVQQETVEQFSSADNVAQSKSGSSAMEAVAKEPVSETAPETTTPVDTVAETTEMSEIQNQEMARAALADEEMANSFSSPNALQGERAALEEEQQALTAAIEAVEAAEGALENLKHRLVELKRDGVINPTEKSEVDRMNEEVKSLKQGALPLVEKLPQDERRNGLQMRLDNIIPIEVEVNDKNYNYRPDDIEAALDEAENAIVSAETAEKTGDAEQIKEKKDLATSLVKKVEASVNNDIENYPEIKNFNERLNVIKTPEVSDADKEMSDEPELSDESKTDKEEIDWEAENNAFQAAKDAIRDAEAALKAVETKIAELKAADGPISPADKKEVERLNNELTKTKKAAWDLVQELKNDSFKNSLMEALNGINLTERPEMGDAKKEQNDQPIDDDSVAKVVPETDKEDANKVAEAEKAVQAAEAAAKAAEAKKARLSEGKIIKESDKREVDRLNTETTTKKTLAKLKIDDVKDPDKKKPLEDRLNQIQITSVDVNDENDNGILDSVEKAKEEATAKAAVSAAEEAIQKLKAKLQEDKAISKADKKEFEALNEEITTKKKIAEPLVEKLSEGTIKEDLKERLQKVQPIDITVNDADNNGVPDLQDQQVTAAKEVVKSVEKLGKDAETKKNDIASDKIVTQAEKDQLDKLNALITEQKRVVSSFIDKLPHEKTRAELQKRLDAVTTQIVQVTDKKDAAEIEKGTDEDIKQDDNKDNGKGAEPGTRKDSESNTGNNDDEGISSNTEQDIKKDVAPDVTPDTGKVPQIDSKEGSEVAPEQGSEDSTSKDTEKDVAPEIKQDSESESGNTSEEGTESNVEKDSKKDVVPDTKPEVGKDIQKDSEEANTKPDGEDASKQADLAAAEAAVKAAEEAAQVGLAKKATVEADKAVSQVEKDALDKLNSDTKGKKDKATLMVEDLPTSPKKTELEKRLAAVQESKVEVNDRNNNGKPDDEDKAAEEAAAEKAVQVAEGAARLAEAKKIEALTDKKVTQQEKDEVDQLSADAMAKKEAATPLVETLSEGDKKAELVKRLAAVKPVTVEATKEDDDANQEKPQQPEVPQVPDMPNVPGAPNVPEAPQKPEMPEQQPEQPQVPETPKAPEAPKVPETPKAPEAPKAPEAPEAPEQPQVPEQQPEAPEKPEMPETPKAPEAPKAPEAPEQPQVPEQQPEAPEKPEMPETPKAPEAPKAPEVPEVPETPEAPKVPDMPNVPEVPQKPEMPEQQPEQPQVPEQQPEVPEAPKAPEVPEVPETPEAPKVPDMPKVPEVPQKPEKPEQQPEQPQVPEQQPEVPEAPKAPQQPEAPKVPEQPETPDAPQVPETPEAPEQPQQPEVPEIPKAPEAPKVPDMPKVPEVPQKPEMPEQQPEQPETDKSQAEPKVAGRPDVKKPEMNPKVDDSEKVRSAKRGQTVLPTGTKSPERVTSPQLVKKSIPSQTRSEESLPRTGERGNQLAAVYGGTAIALAALFSSRKRKRDREE; from the coding sequence ATGTTTTTAAATCAAAAACAACGCTTTTCTATTCGTAAATATTCATTTGGAGCAGCATCTGTTCTTTTAGGGACTGTTCTTTTAGGTCTAGCTGGCCCTGAGGTGTCAGCTGATAATGTACAGCAGGAGACTGTTGAACAATTCTCTAGCGCGGATAATGTAGCTCAATCAAAATCAGGAAGCTCTGCGATGGAAGCGGTTGCCAAAGAACCGGTTTCCGAAACAGCCCCAGAAACTACTACCCCAGTTGATACAGTAGCAGAAACTACTGAGATGTCAGAAATTCAAAACCAAGAAATGGCGAGGGCTGCACTAGCTGACGAAGAAATGGCTAACTCTTTTTCTAGCCCAAATGCTTTGCAAGGTGAGAGAGCGGCTTTAGAAGAAGAACAACAAGCACTTACAGCTGCAATAGAAGCTGTTGAGGCTGCAGAAGGTGCATTAGAAAACCTTAAACATAGGTTAGTTGAACTTAAAAGAGATGGTGTAATTAATCCAACAGAGAAAAGTGAAGTAGACCGCATGAATGAAGAGGTAAAATCTTTAAAACAAGGGGCTCTTCCATTGGTTGAAAAATTGCCACAAGACGAACGTAGAAATGGACTGCAAATGCGTCTGGATAATATAATTCCAATTGAAGTGGAAGTCAATGATAAAAATTACAATTATCGTCCGGATGATATAGAGGCTGCGCTTGACGAGGCTGAAAATGCAATAGTTTCTGCAGAAACAGCGGAGAAAACGGGTGATGCCGAGCAAATAAAAGAAAAAAAAGACTTAGCCACTTCGTTGGTAAAAAAAGTAGAAGCATCGGTTAACAATGATATAGAAAACTATCCCGAAATAAAGAACTTTAATGAACGTTTGAATGTTATCAAAACACCTGAAGTAAGCGACGCTGACAAAGAAATGAGCGACGAACCCGAACTTTCGGATGAATCTAAGACGGATAAGGAAGAAATAGATTGGGAGGCCGAAAATAATGCGTTTCAGGCAGCAAAGGACGCTATCAGAGATGCCGAAGCAGCATTGAAAGCTGTTGAAACTAAAATAGCTGAATTAAAAGCTGCTGATGGTCCTATTAGTCCTGCTGATAAAAAAGAAGTAGAACGATTAAATAATGAACTTACGAAGACGAAAAAAGCTGCTTGGGATTTGGTTCAAGAGTTGAAAAATGATTCGTTTAAAAATTCGCTCATGGAAGCACTTAACGGAATTAATCTGACTGAAAGGCCTGAAATGGGCGATGCTAAAAAAGAACAAAACGACCAACCAATTGATGACGATTCAGTCGCAAAGGTTGTCCCTGAGACAGATAAAGAAGATGCTAACAAAGTTGCTGAAGCAGAAAAAGCAGTTCAAGCAGCAGAAGCTGCGGCTAAAGCGGCAGAAGCTAAGAAAGCAAGATTATCTGAAGGAAAAATTATCAAAGAATCAGACAAAAGGGAGGTTGACAGATTAAATACTGAAACAACAACTAAGAAAACACTAGCTAAGCTAAAAATCGATGATGTAAAAGATCCTGATAAAAAGAAACCATTAGAAGATCGACTCAATCAAATCCAAATTACATCTGTAGATGTTAATGATGAAAATGACAACGGTATTCTTGATAGTGTAGAAAAAGCTAAGGAAGAGGCTACAGCTAAAGCAGCTGTTTCGGCAGCAGAAGAAGCAATTCAAAAATTAAAGGCTAAATTGCAAGAAGATAAGGCAATTAGCAAAGCAGATAAAAAAGAATTTGAAGCACTAAATGAAGAAATAACAACTAAGAAAAAAATTGCAGAACCATTGGTAGAAAAATTATCAGAAGGAACGATAAAAGAAGATTTGAAAGAGCGTCTTCAAAAAGTTCAACCGATTGATATAACCGTTAATGATGCTGATAATAACGGTGTACCTGATTTACAAGATCAACAAGTAACGGCTGCTAAAGAGGTTGTTAAATCTGTTGAAAAACTTGGTAAGGATGCTGAAACTAAGAAGAACGACATTGCATCAGATAAAATCGTCACTCAAGCTGAAAAGGATCAATTAGACAAGTTAAATGCACTTATTACTGAACAAAAGAGAGTGGTGTCATCATTCATTGACAAATTACCACATGAAAAAACCAGAGCTGAACTTCAAAAACGTCTTGATGCAGTGACAACACAAATAGTGCAAGTTACTGATAAAAAAGATGCCGCAGAGATCGAAAAAGGCACTGATGAAGACATCAAACAAGATGATAACAAAGATAATGGAAAAGGTGCAGAACCAGGAACTAGAAAAGATTCCGAATCAAATACCGGCAATAACGATGACGAAGGTATCAGTTCAAATACCGAACAAGATATTAAAAAAGATGTAGCTCCAGACGTTACCCCCGATACTGGAAAAGTCCCTCAAATAGATTCTAAAGAAGGCAGTGAAGTAGCCCCAGAACAAGGTTCTGAAGATAGTACATCAAAAGACACCGAAAAAGATGTCGCCCCAGAAATCAAACAAGATTCCGAATCAGAATCTGGCAATACCAGTGAAGAAGGTACTGAGTCAAATGTTGAAAAAGATTCTAAGAAAGATGTAGTTCCAGACACTAAACCTGAAGTTGGTAAAGACATTCAGAAAGATTCCGAAGAAGCAAATACCAAACCAGATGGTGAAGATGCGTCTAAGCAAGCAGACCTTGCTGCAGCTGAAGCAGCTGTTAAAGCTGCGGAAGAAGCAGCGCAAGTAGGTCTAGCCAAGAAAGCAACCGTAGAAGCTGATAAAGCAGTTTCTCAAGTAGAAAAAGATGCTCTTGATAAGTTAAATTCCGATACCAAAGGTAAGAAAGATAAAGCTACTCTAATGGTTGAAGATTTGCCTACAAGTCCAAAGAAAACAGAACTTGAAAAACGTCTCGCTGCAGTGCAAGAATCTAAAGTTGAAGTTAATGACCGCAATAATAATGGCAAACCAGACGACGAAGACAAGGCTGCTGAAGAAGCTGCTGCAGAAAAAGCTGTTCAAGTGGCCGAAGGCGCTGCAAGATTAGCTGAAGCTAAGAAAATTGAAGCATTAACAGACAAAAAAGTCACTCAACAAGAGAAAGATGAGGTTGATCAATTAAGTGCTGACGCAATGGCTAAAAAAGAAGCTGCAACTCCATTGGTAGAAACATTATCTGAAGGCGATAAAAAGGCAGAATTGGTAAAACGTCTGGCTGCAGTAAAACCCGTCACTGTTGAAGCCACTAAAGAAGATGATGACGCTAATCAGGAAAAACCACAACAACCAGAAGTACCGCAAGTCCCAGACATGCCAAATGTTCCAGGGGCACCAAATGTTCCGGAAGCACCACAAAAACCAGAAATGCCAGAGCAACAGCCAGAACAACCGCAAGTCCCAGAAACACCGAAGGCACCAGAAGCACCAAAAGTGCCAGAAACACCGAAAGCGCCCGAAGCACCGAAGGCACCAGAAGCACCAGAAGCACCGGAGCAACCGCAAGTGCCAGAACAACAGCCAGAAGCGCCGGAAAAACCTGAGATGCCAGAAACACCGAAAGCGCCCGAAGCACCGAAGGCACCAGAAGCACCGGAGCAACCGCAAGTGCCAGAACAACAGCCAGAAGCGCCGGAAAAACCTGAGATGCCAGAAACACCGAAAGCGCCCGAAGCACCGAAGGCACCGGAAGTACCAGAAGTACCAGAGACACCGGAAGCACCGAAGGTCCCAGACATGCCAAATGTTCCGGAAGTACCACAAAAGCCTGAAATGCCAGAGCAACAACCGGAGCAACCGCAAGTGCCAGAACAACAACCAGAAGTGCCCGAAGCACCGAAGGCACCGGAAGTACCAGAAGTACCAGAGACACCGGAAGCACCGAAGGTCCCAGACATGCCAAAAGTTCCGGAAGTACCACAAAAGCCTGAAAAGCCAGAGCAACAACCGGAGCAACCGCAAGTGCCAGAACAACAACCAGAAGTGCCCGAAGCACCGAAGGCGCCGCAGCAACCAGAAGCACCAAAAGTGCCGGAGCAACCGGAAACACCAGACGCACCGCAAGTCCCAGAAACACCGGAGGCACCGGAGCAACCGCAACAACCAGAAGTACCGGAAATACCGAAGGCACCGGAAGCACCGAAGGTCCCAGACATGCCAAAAGTTCCGGAAGTACCACAAAAGCCTGAAATGCCAGAGCAACAACCGGAGCAACCGGAAACTGATAAGTCTCAAGCGGAACCAAAAGTTGCCGGAAGACCTGATGTCAAGAAGCCTGAAATGAATCCAAAAGTTGATGATTCAGAAAAAGTCCGTTCAGCTAAGAGAGGTCAAACAGTCCTCCCAACAGGAACGAAATCTCCTGAACGAGTGACGTCACCACAATTAGTTAAGAAATCAATACCATCTCAAACAAGGAGTGAAGAGAGCCTACCAAGGACAGGTGAGAGAGGTAATCAATTAGCAGCCGTTTATGGTGGTACAGCCATTGCCTTAGCTGCCTTGTTTAGTTCTAGAAAACGTAAAAGAGATCGTGAAGAATGA
- the cysE gene encoding serine O-acetyltransferase: MGWWRKSIDIVKELDPAARTSLEVVLTYPGIKALAAHRLSHYLWRHGFKLIARMHSQFWRFWTNIEIHPGAEIAPGVFIDHGAGLVIGETALVEEGVMLYHGVTLGGTGKDTGKRHPTVRRGALVSAHSQVIGPVEIGENAKVGAGAVVVSDVPADVTVVGVPAKVVRVHGKKDELVNHAVEEDRKSHYYASKMEEAADKSHQSSHL; the protein is encoded by the coding sequence ATGGGCTGGTGGCGAAAATCAATCGATATTGTTAAAGAGTTAGACCCAGCGGCTCGTACGTCTTTAGAAGTGGTTCTTACTTATCCTGGTATCAAGGCTCTTGCAGCACATCGCCTTTCCCATTATTTATGGCGACACGGGTTTAAATTGATTGCGCGGATGCACAGCCAATTTTGGCGATTTTGGACCAATATTGAAATCCATCCAGGGGCTGAGATCGCTCCTGGGGTTTTCATTGATCACGGAGCTGGCTTGGTGATTGGTGAAACGGCACTGGTAGAGGAAGGTGTTATGCTCTATCATGGGGTGACGCTTGGCGGGACTGGAAAAGATACTGGTAAAAGGCATCCAACCGTCCGCCGTGGTGCGCTGGTCTCTGCCCACTCTCAGGTTATTGGACCAGTTGAGATTGGCGAAAATGCTAAGGTCGGGGCTGGTGCCGTTGTGGTATCAGATGTCCCTGCAGATGTGACGGTGGTAGGTGTTCCTGCTAAGGTGGTTCGTGTGCACGGGAAAAAAGATGAATTAGTCAACCATGCAGTTGAAGAGGACCGCAAGAGTCATTACTATGCTTCCAAAATGGAAGAAGCGGCGGATAAGAGTCATCAGTCATCCCACCTTTAA
- a CDS encoding ABC transporter permease, protein MTSVSVSNLSLVLAFGLVLLAVGLSAKEKLGLGKEIAIAVVRTVIQLVVVGFVLQYIFRVNNILLTVAMVMVIIFNASRQAHSRNPNSNKHLWQSWLAILLSTTITLGILIASGAIKVIPSQIIPISGMIASNSMVAIGLSYRAVYSLFTDQRQQVLEKLALGAPVKMASLSILRQAIKTGVQPTVDSAKTVGLVSLPGMMSGLMFAGVDPVYAIKYQIMVMFMLLSATSLGSVIASYFAYKTYFNERMQLEF, encoded by the coding sequence ATGACAAGCGTATCCGTCAGTAATCTATCACTCGTTCTAGCCTTTGGCTTAGTGCTTTTAGCGGTTGGGCTCAGCGCTAAAGAAAAATTGGGTTTGGGTAAAGAGATTGCTATCGCTGTTGTGCGCACCGTTATCCAACTGGTCGTGGTTGGCTTTGTCTTGCAATACATTTTCCGAGTTAACAATATCTTGTTAACTGTTGCCATGGTCATGGTCATTATTTTTAATGCCAGTCGTCAAGCACACTCACGCAATCCTAATAGCAATAAACACTTATGGCAATCTTGGCTGGCGATTTTACTATCGACTACTATAACTTTAGGAATTCTGATAGCTTCAGGTGCCATCAAGGTTATACCCTCCCAGATCATCCCTATTTCGGGGATGATTGCCAGCAACTCCATGGTTGCCATCGGTCTAAGCTATCGAGCCGTGTACAGTCTGTTTACCGACCAACGTCAACAAGTTTTGGAAAAATTGGCTCTTGGTGCACCTGTCAAAATGGCTTCACTCTCTATTTTGCGACAAGCTATCAAAACAGGAGTACAGCCGACCGTCGACTCTGCTAAAACGGTTGGCCTAGTTAGCTTGCCAGGGATGATGTCAGGTTTGATGTTCGCAGGAGTAGACCCAGTCTATGCCATCAAATACCAAATCATGGTTATGTTTATGCTGCTATCAGCCACGAGTTTGGGTTCTGTGATTGCCTCGTATTTTGCTTACAAAACTTATTTTAATGAACGTATGCAGCTTGAATTTTAA
- the pnp gene encoding polyribonucleotide nucleotidyltransferase: MSKHVFETTFAGKPLVVEVGQVAKQANGATVVRYGESTVLTAAVMSKKMATGDFFPLQVNYEEKMYAAGKFPGGFNKREGRPSTDATLTARLIDRPIRPMFAEGFRNEVQVINTVLSYDENASAPMAAMFGSSLALAISDIPFKRPIAGVQVAYIDGEFIINPDKAQKEASALELTVAGTKEAINMVESGAKELSEDIMLEALLKGHQAIQELIAFQEEIVAAIGKEKADVELLQVDPEIFKEINEKYYDDLARAVQVEEKLARQEATHEVKEQVFGEYTTRYAEDPEFERIYRDVAETLEQMEHAEVRRLITEDKIRPDGRRVDEIRPLEAEIDFLPKVHGSGLFTRGQTQALSVLTLAPMGETQIVDGLDPEYKKRFLHHYNFPQYSVGETGRYGAAGRREIGHGALGERALEQVLPSLEDFPYAIRLVAEVLESNGSSSQASITAGTLALMAGGVPIKAPVAGIAMGLISDGTNYTVLTDIQGLEDHFGDMDFKVAGTRDGITALQMDIKIEGITPQILEEALAQAKKARFEILDVIEGAIAAPRPHLAPTAPKIDTIKIDVDKIKVVIGKGGETIDKIIAETGVKIDIDEEGNVSIYSSDQDAIDKAKEIIAGLVREAKVGELYHAKVVRIEKFGAFVNLFDKTDALVHISEIAWTRTNRVEDVLEVGEEVDVKIIKVDEKGRIDASMKALVPRPKPVKKPEEKSSDKKES; this comes from the coding sequence ATGAGTAAACACGTTTTTGAAACGACTTTTGCTGGCAAACCTTTAGTGGTCGAAGTTGGCCAAGTGGCTAAGCAAGCTAATGGGGCTACAGTTGTTCGTTATGGTGAGTCAACAGTGCTAACAGCAGCTGTTATGTCTAAAAAAATGGCAACAGGTGATTTCTTCCCCCTTCAAGTCAACTACGAGGAAAAGATGTATGCTGCTGGGAAATTCCCGGGTGGTTTCAATAAGCGTGAGGGACGTCCATCAACAGATGCAACCCTAACGGCGCGTCTCATTGACCGTCCTATCCGTCCCATGTTTGCAGAAGGGTTCCGTAACGAAGTTCAAGTGATCAACACGGTCCTTTCTTATGATGAGAATGCTAGCGCGCCGATGGCTGCGATGTTTGGGTCTTCATTGGCACTTGCTATTTCAGATATTCCTTTCAAACGTCCCATCGCAGGTGTGCAAGTGGCTTATATTGATGGAGAATTTATCATCAATCCCGATAAGGCTCAAAAAGAAGCTTCTGCTCTTGAGTTGACGGTGGCTGGTACTAAAGAAGCCATCAATATGGTAGAGTCTGGTGCCAAAGAATTATCAGAAGACATCATGCTTGAGGCTCTTTTGAAAGGTCACCAAGCGATTCAAGAGTTAATCGCCTTCCAAGAAGAAATTGTCGCCGCAATCGGTAAAGAAAAAGCAGATGTGGAATTGCTTCAAGTTGACCCCGAAATCTTCAAGGAAATTAACGAGAAGTACTATGATGACTTGGCGCGTGCCGTCCAAGTGGAAGAAAAATTAGCGCGTCAAGAGGCAACTCATGAGGTCAAAGAGCAAGTTTTTGGAGAGTACACTACTCGTTACGCTGAAGATCCAGAATTTGAACGCATTTATCGTGATGTGGCTGAAACTTTGGAGCAAATGGAGCATGCGGAAGTTCGTCGTTTGATTACTGAAGACAAGATTCGTCCGGATGGTCGTCGCGTTGATGAAATCCGTCCATTGGAAGCGGAAATTGACTTCTTGCCAAAAGTTCATGGCTCAGGTCTCTTTACACGTGGACAAACCCAAGCACTGTCAGTTTTGACGCTTGCACCGATGGGAGAAACACAGATTGTTGATGGTTTAGATCCTGAGTACAAAAAACGCTTCTTACACCACTATAATTTCCCTCAATATTCTGTTGGAGAAACGGGCCGTTATGGAGCCGCAGGACGTCGCGAGATTGGCCATGGTGCCCTTGGCGAGCGTGCGCTGGAGCAGGTCTTGCCAAGTTTGGAGGACTTTCCATACGCGATTCGCTTGGTAGCAGAAGTCTTGGAGTCAAATGGTTCATCATCGCAAGCTTCCATTACAGCTGGTACCTTAGCCCTCATGGCCGGTGGTGTTCCCATTAAAGCTCCGGTTGCGGGGATTGCCATGGGTCTCATCTCAGATGGTACTAACTATACAGTCCTAACCGATATTCAAGGTTTGGAAGACCATTTTGGTGACATGGACTTTAAAGTGGCTGGAACTCGTGACGGTATTACAGCTCTTCAAATGGATATTAAAATCGAAGGTATTACGCCGCAAATCCTTGAAGAAGCTTTGGCGCAAGCCAAAAAAGCGCGCTTTGAAATCCTTGACGTTATCGAAGGAGCTATTGCTGCACCACGTCCACATTTGGCACCGACAGCACCCAAGATTGATACCATCAAGATTGATGTGGATAAAATCAAGGTTGTTATCGGTAAAGGTGGCGAAACGATTGATAAAATCATCGCTGAAACAGGTGTTAAGATTGATATCGACGAAGAAGGAAATGTTTCCATCTACTCTTCAGACCAAGATGCTATTGATAAAGCCAAAGAAATCATCGCTGGTTTAGTTCGTGAAGCTAAAGTTGGCGAACTCTATCATGCCAAAGTGGTTCGTATTGAAAAATTTGGTGCTTTTGTTAACCTTTTTGACAAGACAGATGCTCTTGTTCACATTTCAGAGATTGCTTGGACACGTACCAATCGTGTAGAAGACGTGCTTGAAGTTGGTGAAGAAGTGGATGTCAAGATCATTAAAGTTGACGAAAAAGGTCGCATTGATGCCTCTATGAAGGCTTTGGTGCCACGTCCGAAACCAGTCAAAAAACCTGAAGAAAAGTCTTCAGATAAAAAGGAAAGCTAA